One window from the genome of Paraneptunicella aestuarii encodes:
- a CDS encoding alpha-amylase family glycosyl hydrolase: MGTQIRSYTLAIGMAASVMAITACTPPPKETASGTKETPCLTASDCTSDALHVASPDWRDQIIYFLMIDRFNDGDPSNNDQGMGEYNPAKESHYSGGDIPGITEKLDYIQELGATSVWLTPPVANLWWSNESSYGGYHGYWARDFSKVDEHYGTLQDYQILSKSLHQRGMYLIQDIVVNHTAPYFGYRANANKEGNEQGKEYDPDDTAANFELFETGKFAAPEQAPFDKINRLDPEHEKAGIYHWTPSILDFDDKHQVTNYQLANLADINTENPEVITAFKEIYRDWIEKAGVDAYRVDTVKYVDHAFWNRFFHDDDGIYAHAKKLGKEDFLAFGEVYDVSKPFQDSGEKSLKSFYGSKDKPEFNSVIGFPLYNEIDRVFAEGKPPSYLAYRLEQHMQFPNPYIVPNFVDNHDVKRFLSSGSLPDFKQALSLIFTIPGIPVIYQGSEQAMRESRRAMFKGGYLAEQDHFDTQSEMFRFIQKLAEVRKANKVLSRGTLKVLHATDTGSGILAFRRQYQGDNVLVLMNTASHSTLVNHLASGFTSGMTPEILFKEGNVQVPLVSSGGTLNMVLPAKSIVVLKNSQQQENGDATEELSRQLSSRNDDITIVLDDNIDGEVFDRDIQISGSVTEPNVELLLILNGNLDRARKLQANSQGRFDFTLPVRNWGKNEYSLEVYAPELGVTSNRQIFTTLVTRPEVESSKQDPVNDDKGLNGLYQQPQHANSQRQMDILAVDAKAAGANLELVLTMQQISDVWGPSNGFDNVAFTIFFDFSTVTGARELPEIGGVMPNGLDWELGNVVYGWGNYLFGTNARNPSRQGERAGIAPKVSVDKENKQIRLLYQGEELGIPTWRGTNVYVTTWDISGEGTYRELGDKADAWQFGDSGTLNVKIMDDLLLSLE, translated from the coding sequence ATGGGAACACAGATCAGGTCTTATACATTGGCTATTGGCATGGCTGCCAGTGTTATGGCAATAACGGCTTGCACACCACCTCCAAAAGAAACGGCTTCGGGAACAAAGGAAACACCTTGCTTAACAGCTTCTGACTGTACTTCTGATGCTTTGCATGTCGCTTCCCCTGATTGGCGAGATCAGATTATCTACTTCTTGATGATTGACCGCTTTAATGACGGCGACCCAAGCAATAATGATCAGGGAATGGGCGAATATAATCCTGCCAAAGAGAGCCATTACAGCGGCGGTGATATTCCCGGTATTACGGAAAAACTCGATTATATTCAGGAGTTGGGTGCTACGTCGGTGTGGCTAACGCCGCCAGTGGCCAATTTATGGTGGAGTAATGAGTCGAGCTATGGTGGTTATCATGGTTATTGGGCTCGCGATTTTAGTAAGGTAGATGAGCATTACGGCACTTTGCAAGACTACCAAATATTGTCTAAATCCCTGCATCAACGCGGTATGTACCTGATTCAGGATATTGTGGTTAACCATACTGCACCTTATTTTGGGTATCGGGCAAATGCAAATAAAGAGGGGAATGAACAAGGAAAAGAGTACGACCCTGATGACACGGCAGCGAATTTCGAGTTATTTGAAACCGGAAAATTTGCTGCGCCAGAACAAGCTCCTTTCGACAAAATTAATCGTTTGGATCCTGAACATGAAAAAGCGGGTATCTACCATTGGACGCCCAGTATTCTGGATTTTGACGACAAGCATCAGGTCACTAATTATCAATTGGCGAATTTGGCGGATATCAACACTGAAAATCCGGAAGTGATAACGGCTTTCAAAGAGATATACCGCGACTGGATTGAAAAAGCCGGCGTTGATGCTTATCGGGTCGATACGGTGAAGTACGTCGATCACGCTTTCTGGAATCGTTTCTTCCATGACGATGATGGTATTTATGCTCATGCTAAAAAGCTGGGGAAAGAGGATTTTCTGGCATTTGGTGAAGTGTATGACGTGTCCAAACCCTTTCAGGACAGTGGTGAAAAATCACTGAAAAGCTTTTATGGCAGCAAAGACAAGCCTGAGTTTAATTCTGTTATTGGTTTCCCTTTATATAACGAAATCGACCGTGTGTTTGCCGAGGGCAAGCCTCCCAGCTATTTGGCCTATCGTTTAGAACAACATATGCAGTTTCCCAACCCTTACATAGTGCCTAATTTTGTTGATAACCACGACGTTAAGCGTTTTCTTTCCAGCGGCAGTTTGCCTGATTTTAAACAGGCGTTGTCGCTGATATTTACGATTCCCGGTATTCCGGTGATTTATCAGGGTTCTGAGCAAGCCATGCGTGAAAGCCGTAGAGCCATGTTTAAAGGTGGCTATTTGGCTGAGCAGGATCATTTCGATACTCAATCGGAAATGTTCCGCTTTATTCAAAAGCTGGCTGAGGTGCGTAAAGCCAACAAGGTGTTGAGCCGCGGAACATTAAAGGTTCTACACGCGACTGACACAGGTTCGGGCATATTAGCATTCCGTCGACAGTATCAGGGCGACAATGTGCTGGTGTTAATGAATACCGCTTCTCATAGCACCTTGGTGAATCATTTGGCTTCCGGGTTTACCAGTGGAATGACTCCCGAGATATTATTTAAAGAAGGTAATGTTCAGGTTCCTCTGGTTAGCTCTGGCGGAACGTTAAATATGGTGTTGCCAGCTAAATCCATTGTTGTTTTGAAGAATAGCCAACAGCAAGAAAACGGTGATGCTACGGAAGAGTTATCTCGCCAGCTATCTAGCCGCAATGACGATATTACTATCGTGCTTGATGATAACATTGATGGTGAGGTGTTTGACCGTGATATTCAAATTAGTGGCAGTGTTACCGAACCTAATGTTGAGTTGTTGTTGATTTTGAACGGCAATCTCGACAGAGCCAGAAAGCTGCAAGCCAACTCACAAGGACGTTTTGATTTCACCCTGCCAGTGCGTAATTGGGGTAAGAATGAATATAGTCTCGAAGTGTATGCACCTGAGTTGGGTGTGACTTCTAATCGCCAGATCTTCACTACGTTAGTGACTAGACCAGAGGTTGAATCCAGTAAGCAAGATCCGGTTAATGACGACAAAGGCTTGAATGGTTTGTATCAACAACCTCAACATGCCAATAGTCAGCGCCAAATGGACATTCTGGCTGTGGATGCAAAAGCGGCGGGCGCGAATCTGGAGCTGGTACTGACTATGCAGCAAATCTCTGACGTGTGGGGGCCATCCAATGGCTTCGATAATGTCGCGTTTACTATTTTCTTTGATTTTTCCACTGTGACGGGAGCCAGGGAGCTGCCGGAAATCGGCGGGGTTATGCCTAACGGATTAGATTGGGAATTAGGCAATGTTGTGTATGGATGGGGGAATTACTTATTTGGCACTAATGCTCGGAATCCGTCACGGCAAGGTGAAAGGGCGGGTATTGCGCCGAAAGTGAGTGTTGATAAGGAGAATAAGCAGATCCGTCTTTTATATCAGGGAGAAGAGTTAGGCATTCCAACCTGGAGAGGGACAAATGTGTATGTGACCACTTGGGATATTAGTGGTGAAGGGACTTATCGCGAGTTAGGTGATAAAGCGGATGCATGGCAGTTTGGCGATTCTGGAACATTAAACGTAAAAATTATGGATGACCTGTTATTGTCTTTAGAGTAG